In Coturnix japonica isolate 7356 chromosome 9, Coturnix japonica 2.1, whole genome shotgun sequence, a single window of DNA contains:
- the LOC107317949 gene encoding G-protein coupled receptor 35-like, which translates to MSTMKNCTEISSVLQDGIMLFQLIVYIPVLTLGLLLNTIAFWVFCCKLKRWTETRVYMINLMVADCSLLFALPFLIYFTKNKHPIDKLCFAVEMIYFTNSPMSIFIIMLIAIDRYIAIKFPLKAKTLRSPLKSACICGFLWIMQIGYSYCGTIFKKEREQYCFQKHSTEPAYLTMFSICFQYLIPLGIIVFCSIQVIRCLRQKMASSHHETKLIRKAIHIISVNLCVFIICFSPIYIALLLRLVAEFAGACHLLSKARASIQILSSLANSNCCVDAFCYYFAAKESQEFPSLLPSCLSMGSKMNQSQESQQPTDQVIT; encoded by the coding sequence ATGTCCACCATGAAGAACTGCACAGAAATCAGCAGCGTGTTGCAGGATGGTATTATGCTATTTCAGCTGATCGTCTACATCCCAGTCCTCACTTTGGGGCTCCTGCTGAACACCATCGCCTTCTGGGTCTTCTGCTGCAAACTCAAGAGATGGACTGAGACCCGTGTGTACATGATCAACCTCATGGTTGCAGACTGCTCCCTGCTCTTCGCCCTGCCTTTCCTGATATATTTTACCAAGAACAAGCATCCCATAGACAAGCTGTGTTTTGCCGTAGAGATGATATATTTTACAAACAGTCCTATGAGCATCTTCATCATCATGCTGATCGCCATCGATCGATACATTGCCATCAAGTTCCCTCTGAAAGCAAAAACTCTTCGATCCCCACTGAAATCAGCCTGTATCTGTGGGTTCCTTTGGATAATGCAAATAGGTTATTCCTACTGTGGcacaatatttaaaaaagagagggaaCAATATTGCTTTCAGAAGCATTCTACTGAGCCTGCATATTTAACAATGTTCTCcatttgctttcagtatttGATTCCCCTAGGGATTATAGTTTTTTGTTCCATACAAGTCATTAGATGTCTCAGACAGAAGATGGCCAGCAGCCACCATGAGACAAAGCTAATCCGGAAAGCAATCCACATTATTTCTGTGAATCTCTGTGTGTTCATCATATGTTTTTCACCAATCTACATTGCACTACTCCTGCGGCTCGTGGCAGAGTTTGCTGGAGCTTGTCACCTGCTCTCAAAAGCTAGGGCTTCTATTCAGATCCTTTCAAGTTTAGCCAATTCCAACTGCTGCGTCGATGCATTCTGCTATTATTTTGCAGCCAAGGAAAGTCAGGAAtttccctctctgctccccTCTTGTTTATCAATGGGGTCTAAGATGAACCAAAGCCAAGAGTCGCAGCAACCCACAGATCAAGTCATTACATAG